In Plasmodium reichenowi strain SY57 chromosome 1, whole genome shotgun sequence, the following are encoded in one genomic region:
- a CDS encoding phosphatidate cytidylyltransferase, putative (part of same gene as PRSY57_0107700A, PRSY57_0107700C, PRSY57_0107700D.2, PRSY57_0107700D.1~gap found within coding sequence) produces the protein FLSLFIYGGICCFCCLSNDIEKKEKKYAYIIFISSILFFLYNLYNLFSYQYDPINKDAINTLYVLINILISKKNYLLIVSWIIITISYLIYINTLIKKKKKLPYVRKHYHFLLFTNVYLAFITNKVDVLIIFLSFCFFLFIFVELIRKICEHFLPSCKVIKRFISRFIDERDNKGLVVTHIYLLTGVYIPILIDIIFNKSNYINRKNQSIYNFSKANFTLYTSALNTICIGDSMAAIGGMLYPWPKIKNTNNKSCAGSLFFFIS, from the exons TTTTTGAGCTTGTTCATTTATGGGGGAATATGCTGCTTCTGTTGTTTGTCGAACgatatagaaaaaaaagaaaaaaaatatgcatatataattttcatatcgtccatattattttttttgtataacttatataatttattttcctATCAATATGACCCAATAAACAAAGAtg CCATAAATACCTTGTACGTActcataaatatattaatatctAAGAAGaattatcttttaattGTTTCTTGGATTATTATAACTATAAGCtatttaatatacattaacactctaataaaaaagaaaaaaaaacttcCCTATGTTAGGAAGCACTATCACTTTCTTTTATTTACTAATGTATATTTAGCATTTATAACAAATAAG GTTGACGTTCTAATCATATTTCTCTccttttgtttttttcttttcatttttgttgagcttataagaaaaatatgtgAACATTTTCTTCCATCATGTAAAGTCATAAAAAGGTTTATATCCAg ATTTATAGATGAGCGCGATAATAAAGGGTTGGTTGTTACTcatatttatcttttaacggg AGTATATATACCCATTTTAatagatataatatttaataagagtaattatataaacagaaaaaatcaaagcatttataattttagTAAAGCTAATTTTACGTTGTATACCTCGGCATTGAACACAATATGTATAGGAGATTCGATg gCTGCGATTGGTGGTATGCTATATCCATGGCCTAAAATAAA
- a CDS encoding phosphatidate cytidylyltransferase, putative (part of same gene as PRSY57_0107700B, PRSY57_0107700C, PRSY57_0107700D.2, PRSY57_0107700D.1~gap found within coding sequence): MLSGVYDLFMEHFGMINILVILIITITQVKKKIFLCSYFTYIWILLTVLCNILIVSYMYHEKNKKTKKKNIEKEEKKYKNKNIYTILHPFIKIGKYYENEKETIMFDRNKKIFFNLYQNNKISIVKLFSYIYINNIIPYLFLPFFSTILIHNYDILEY; encoded by the coding sequence ATGTTAAGTGGAGTATATGATTTGTTTATGGAACATTTTGGgatgataaatattttggtaatattaataataacaattaCTCAAgtgaaaaagaaaatttttctttgttcatattttacatatatatggataTTATTGACTGTCCtgtgtaatatattaattgtTTCTTATATGTACCATGAGAAAAATAAGAAGAcgaagaaaaaaaacatagagaaagaagagaaaaaatataaaaataaaaatatatatactatttTACATCCCTTTATTAAAATaggaaaatattatgaaaatgaaaaagaaacTATTATGTTCGATAGaaataagaaaattttttttaatttatatcaaaataataaaattagtATAGTCAAATTATTcagttatatatatattaacaatattattccttatttgtttcttccatttttttcaacCATTTTGATACACAATTATGATATTTTGGAATATG
- a CDS encoding phenylalanine--tRNA ligase, putative: protein MSTNNVEEKKNEELYNLLNILEEEFNLSKIENKNNNKNDDVNKREDNNNNEYYKKLKDEKGLDVLINEYTTSLKISKKYNIDHNKVMGMIKKLETLYYIINLIKSFNTYHLSDEGIQYLKEGSPEFNVIKYVIQNNKCTLEDLKKNFGKIGDIGLNTNLKNRMIQLNKADKCLTCNCNLNDIQDFTQIYLDIINQYGHDEELLFSHLKNENLTNNKPLNNNNKMQNTCKDDDNMINNLIQDLKKRKLLEIKKNSYSHVIKTSIFKKDIKKQITDINYLLLKNEEYKKYDIKKYNFFSSGKKINKGNIHLLTKQMRTFKEIFFSLGFEEMETHNYVESSFWCFDALYIPQQHPSRDLQDTFFIKEPETCIDKFVDTQYIDNIKRVHTHGDYGSFGWNYKWKLEESKKNVLRTHTTANSCRALFKLAKEYKEAGCIKPKKYFSIDRVFRNENLDSTHLAEFHQVEGLIIDKNIGLSHLIGTLVAFYKYIGIHKLKFKPTFNPYTEPSMEIYGYHEQSKKWLEVGNSGIFRPEMLRSMGFSEEVSVIAWGLSLERPTMIKYNIKNIRDLFGYKSVV from the coding sequence ATGAGTACGAATAATGTggaagagaaaaaaaatgaggaattatataatttgcTGAACATACTTGAAGAAGAATTTAATTTGAGTAAgatagaaaataaaaataataataagaatgatgatgttaataaaagagaagataataataataatgaatattacaaaaaattaaaagatgAGAAAGGTTTAGATGTActtataaatgaatatacaACATCCTTAAAGATAAgtaagaaatataatattgatcATAATAAAGTAATGGGTATGATTAAAAAACTTGaaacattatattatattattaatcTTATTAAATCTTTTAATACATATCATTTGAGTGACGAAGGTATacaatatttaaaagaagGTTCTCCTGAATTTaatgttataaaatatgtgattcagaataataaatgtacattagaagatttaaaaaaaaactttgGAAAAATAGGAGATATAGGTCTAAATacaaatttaaaaaatcgTATGATTCAATTAAATAAAGCTGATAAATGTTTAACATGTAATTGtaatttaaatgatataCAAGACTTTACTCAAATATATTTggatataataaatcaatATGGTCATGATGAAGAACTATTATTTTCccatttaaaaaatgaaaatcTTACAAACAACAAGccattaaataataataataaaatgcAAAATACTTGTaaagatgatgataatatgatTAACAATTTAATACaagatttaaaaaaaaggaaattattagaaataaaaaaaaattcatatagTCATGTAATTAAAACGAgcatttttaaaaaagatattaaaaaacaaattacagatataaattatctattattaaaaaatgaagaatataaaaaatatgatataaaaaaatataattttttttccagTGGGAAGAAAATCAACAAGGGAAATATTCATCTTTTAACAAAACAAATGAGAAcatttaaagaaatatttttttccttagGATTCGAAGAAATGGAAACTCATAATTATGTAGAATCATCCTTTTGGTGTTTCGATGCTTTATATATTCCACAACAACATCCAAGTAGAGATTTACAAGATaccttttttataaaagaacCAGAAACTTGTATAGATAAATTTGTAGATACACAATATATcgataatattaaaagagTACATACACATGGTGATTATGGAAGTTTTGGATGGAATTATAAATGGAAGCTAGAAgaaagtaaaaaaaatgttttaagAACTCATACTACAGCAAATTCTTGTAGAGCTTTATTTAAACTAGCCaaagaatataaagaaGCAGGATGTATAAAACccaaaaaatattttagtATCGATCGTGTTTTTagaaatgaaaatttaGATAGTACGCATTTAGCTGAATTTCATCAAGTAGAAGGACTTATtattgataaaaatattggACTTTCTCATTTAATAGGAACTTTAGTAgctttttataaatacatagGTATTCACAAGTTAAAATTTAAACCGACCTTTAATCCATATACTGAACCATCCATGGAAATATATGGATATCACGAGCAGAGTAAAAAGTGGCTAGAAGTTGGAAATAGTGGCATCTTTAGACCAGAAATGTTAAGATCCATGGGATTCTCCGAAGAAGTATCCGTAATAGCCTGGGGACTAAGTTTGGAGAGACCAACAATgattaaatataacataaaaaatattaggGACCTTTTTGGATACAAAAGTGTTGTatga